One region of Ananas comosus cultivar F153 linkage group 9, ASM154086v1, whole genome shotgun sequence genomic DNA includes:
- the LOC109715518 gene encoding uncharacterized protein LOC109715518 isoform X1, with product MAFRAPISRSLLATARSAASSLRSPPTASRLRSPPVSAPRLPHRRFSSPRPLGALGCTQSLLPLHSAVTLPRLTSHLSVAARACCELSQGKSCKDG from the exons ATGGCGTTTCGTGCTCCGATCTCGCGATCCCTCCTCGCCACCGCGCGATCCGCCGCGTCCTCGCTCCGATCCCCTCCCACCGCCTCTCGCCTCCGCTCTCCTCCCGTCTCCGCCCCTCGCCTCCCCCACCGCCGCTTCTCCTCTCCGAG GCCCTTGGGAGCATTGGGTTGTACTCAGTCGCTCCTACCGCTCCACAGCGCGGTGACCCTTCCCCGCCTCACCTCGCACCTCTCGGTCGCCGCGAGGGCGTGTTGTGAGCTCT
- the LOC109715518 gene encoding uncharacterized protein LOC109715518 isoform X2 translates to MAFRAPISRSLLATARSAASSLRSPPTASRLRSPPVSAPRLPHRRFSSPRPLGALGCTQSLLPLHSAVTLPRLTSHLSVAARACCELSQGT, encoded by the exons ATGGCGTTTCGTGCTCCGATCTCGCGATCCCTCCTCGCCACCGCGCGATCCGCCGCGTCCTCGCTCCGATCCCCTCCCACCGCCTCTCGCCTCCGCTCTCCTCCCGTCTCCGCCCCTCGCCTCCCCCACCGCCGCTTCTCCTCTCCGAG GCCCTTGGGAGCATTGGGTTGTACTCAGTCGCTCCTACCGCTCCACAGCGCGGTGACCCTTCCCCGCCTCACCTCGCACCTCTCGGTCGCCGCGAGGGCGTGTTGTGAGCTCT
- the LOC109714867 gene encoding uncharacterized protein LOC109714867: protein MAAIPATVISASVASHAAAKRKSGAAYVEGMNAFGGLKAQTGVSSLGMSRSTEQSFATIVSSLRQSVQKKKKGGGALSSTCNAAGEIFRIAAIMNGLVLIGVAIGFVLLRVEAAIEESE from the coding sequence ATGGCGGCGATCCCCGCGACGGTCATCTCCGCCTCCGTCGCGAGCCATGCGGCGGCTAAGAGGAAGTCCGGGGCCGCGTACGTCGAGGGCATGAATGCTTTCGGGGGGCTCAAGGCGCAGACCGGAGTTTCGTCCCTCGGCATGTCGAGGAGCACCGAGCAGTCGTTCGCGACGATCGTCAGCTCCCTCAGGCAGTCGgtgcagaagaagaagaagggcggCGGGGCGCTGTCGTCGACGTGCAACGCGGCGGGGGAGATATTCAGGATCGCCGCCATCATGAACGGGCTCGTGCTCATCGGCGTCGCCATCGGGTTCGTCCTCCTCCGAGTGGAGGCGGCGATCGAGGAGTCCGAGTAG